In a genomic window of Streptomyces sp. SJL17-4:
- a CDS encoding DinB family protein, whose product MTESAAEAWPEPPLAGTEAAAVLGALERQRATVAWKCSGLGASGLRATLGTATITLGGLLKHLAHVEDSHFARLWLGSPVGAPWDTVDWDSTPDWDYRSAAEDTPEQLRALWQESVARSRAIVDEALNTGGLDQLGAYTTRSGERPNLRRILLDLIEEYARHAGHADLIRESVDGLTGEDPPR is encoded by the coding sequence ATGACTGAGAGCGCAGCCGAAGCTTGGCCGGAACCACCACTCGCCGGCACCGAGGCAGCAGCCGTCCTCGGCGCCCTCGAACGGCAGCGGGCGACCGTGGCCTGGAAATGCTCCGGCCTGGGCGCCTCCGGCCTTCGCGCCACACTCGGCACGGCCACCATCACTCTGGGCGGCCTTCTCAAGCACCTGGCGCACGTAGAAGACAGTCACTTCGCACGGCTGTGGCTCGGCTCCCCTGTCGGTGCGCCCTGGGACACCGTCGACTGGGACAGCACCCCCGACTGGGACTACCGCTCCGCCGCGGAGGACACCCCCGAGCAACTGCGCGCTCTCTGGCAGGAATCAGTCGCCCGCTCCCGTGCCATCGTCGACGAGGCGCTGAACACGGGCGGGCTGGACCAACTTGGTGCCTACACGACCCGTAGCGGCGAACGCCCCAACCTCCGCCGCATTCTCCTTGACCTCATCGAGGAGTACGCCCGCCACGCCGGTCACGCCGACCTCATCCGTGAATCCGTCGACGGGCTCACGGGCGAGGACCCGCCGAGGTGA
- a CDS encoding N-acetyltransferase, translating to MIRHETAEDHREVRDVHTRAFGDNERVPGLVEALRVAEAALAPMSFVAVVDDRVVGHVLLSATRLDAPRRIVDVLSLSPLGVVPEFQRQGIGTQLIAHALEAADSRGVPLVFLEGSPHYYGTRGFEGAGAVGFRSPSLRIPEAAFQVARLSAHEPWMTGTFVYSEAFWAFDCVGLRDPEAYSLSDNSFGSG from the coding sequence GTGATCCGGCACGAGACCGCTGAGGATCACCGAGAGGTGCGCGACGTTCATACGCGTGCCTTCGGTGACAACGAGCGGGTTCCCGGGCTCGTGGAGGCACTTCGCGTTGCTGAGGCTGCACTGGCACCGATGTCCTTTGTCGCTGTCGTTGATGACCGGGTCGTCGGGCATGTCCTGCTGAGCGCGACGCGGTTGGACGCTCCGCGCCGAATCGTGGACGTCCTGTCGCTGTCACCGCTGGGCGTGGTCCCGGAGTTCCAGCGTCAGGGCATCGGTACACAGCTCATCGCCCACGCCCTCGAAGCAGCCGACAGCCGGGGTGTGCCGTTGGTCTTCCTGGAGGGTTCGCCGCACTACTACGGCACGCGCGGCTTCGAGGGTGCCGGCGCGGTGGGCTTCCGTTCACCGTCGCTGCGTATCCCTGAAGCCGCGTTCCAGGTCGCCCGGTTGTCCGCTCACGAGCCATGGATGACGGGCACCTTCGTCTACTCAGAGGCGTTTTGGGCCTTTGACTGCGTCGGCCTGCGCGACCCCGAGGCCTACAGCCTGTCCGACAACTCCTTTGGTTCTGGGTGA